The genomic window TACAATAGTAACCAATAAAATAGTTTTCTAAAGCACTACTTTTCATGACCAATAAAGAAAAACCCCAAAAACTAACGTCTTTGGGGTTTTTTAATTCGCAGAGAGGAAGGGATTCGAACCCTCGATACAGTTACCCATATACTAGCTTTCCAGGCTAGCTCCTTCAACCACTCGGACACCTCTCTATTATTTTGAGGATGCAAATAACACGAAAAAAAATGACTAAAGAAAATTAAAAATGGATTTTTATGAAATTTCTCCTCGCAATGAAGTTTCAAATAAGGTTTTAAAATTATTTGGCGCAGTATTTTGTCCTAACAAAAACATTAGTTTAGTAATCGCTGCTTCGGTGGTACTATCTTTTCCAGAAATCACTCCTATTTCTTTCATGGAAGTACTAGTTTCATATTGTCCCATACTAACGCTTCCAGCATCGCATTGTGTGACATTAACAATTTGCAATCCGCTTGTTATTGCGTCTTTCAGTAAAGATATAAACCAATCTTCGGTGGGTGCATTTCCAGCTCCATAGGTTTCTAACACCACTCCCTTGAGTGTTGGAATTTCAAAAATAGCTTTCAAAACGGCTTGACTAATGCCTGGAAACATTTTTACGATTGCTACACGAGTATCAAAATTTTTATGGATTTTTAAATCTCCAACTTCGGTTTTAGTCCAAAAAAGTTCGTGATTAATTTTAAAATGCACGCCAGAAGTTATCAGCGCAGGATAATTGGGCGAATCAAAAGCATTGAAATTTTCGGCATTAATTTTTGTAGTTCGATTGCCTCGATACAATTTATATTCAAAATACAAGCAAACTTCTTGTATTACCGCTTCATCGTTTTGGCGTAAAGCAGCAATTTGAATGGCGGTTATTAAATTTTCTTTGGCATCAGTTCTTAAATCTCCTATTGGCAATTGTGAGCCTGTAAAAATAATTGGTTTTGTTAAATTTTCGAGCATAAAACTCAATGCTGAAGCCGAATAAGACATGGTATCAGATCCGTGCAAAACTACAAATCCATCAAAATTGGCATAATTATTCTCAATAATTTCGGCAATTTCAACCCATTTTTCAGGATTCATATTCGAGGAATCGATTGGATTTTCGAAAGTAAGGGTTTCGATTTCGCAATCCAATTGCTTCAGTTCGGGGATTTTTTGCAATAATTTACTAAAATTAAAAGCTTTGAGTGCTCCCGTTTCAAAATCCTTCTTCATACCAATGGTACCACCGGTATAAATCAAGAGGATTTTGGTCTTAAATTGCATTTTCGTATTTCAACTTATTGGCAACAGGATTGGCATACATTGCCAAGAAACTTTGCATTGCCAATGGATTATTACAATCAATTCTTCTTTCTAATCGGCGTTCGAAAAGAGATTTTTCATTTTCAGTGTATAAATCAGAATAAGTATTGGTTTGATTTACAATATCGTAAGCGATATAATTAGTTGGCCATAATTTATAACTTGTTATGATTGAATCGTCTATAACTTGAGCCAAGGCTTGAATTTGCTTATTCGAATTATCGTGTTCGGCTTTGATGGTATCTAATTCAGTATCCAAAACATCGCCAAGGTGAATGTGGATTCTTCTTTTTTGTCCCATAATTCCACTCATCAAATTGATAAAATCTTCATTTTTTTCTTTGATGTAAATTTCTTGATTGGCTTCGGCCAAAAGTTGTGGCATCTTCAAGGCATCGGTAGGATCATATTCATAAGAAATAGAAACAGGAACTATTTTAATTTTCTTGAAATAATCCATCAAATTTTCCTCGTCAGAAGCCATGGCTAACATTTTCAGAACACCAGGATTTGTGGCATCATTTCCGTCTTTGGTTCTTCCTTCACGTTGTGCAATCCATACCGAACGATTTTCGTGTTGCAATAATTTGCTGATATATTCTGCCAATAACTTGGAACTTTGTAACATTTCACGAGGCGATAATCCTCTTTGAACCAAGAAATTTCGATTCAATTTCGCTAATACTTTTAAGAAAGATTTGGTTACCAAATTGTCCCCAATAGCAGAAGCTGTCATCACTAACTTATGTTCGAACAAACAAGCATTAAGCAAAGAAGTATCTAAAAGAATATCCCGATGATTCGAGATAAACATGTAAGCGGTGTTTAATTCTAGTTTTTCAAAACCCGAAGTTGTGAGTCCATCGGAAGTAGTTTCCAACACTTTTTGGAGTGCTTGATATATAAAATTGCATTGAAAATCTCTTGTAGAATGGGTTCTTCGAAGTTGTTCTTTCCAAACTTCATCTTCCAATTCTGGAAAAGTAAAGTTCATCAATGCCTTCATCATAGGATGATCGACCACTTTTAGAATGGCATCATTTACTTCGGTATCATAAAATGGACGGATAGCGTCAAATTTTGACATATAGCATATTTTTTTAAGAACAAATGAACAAAAATTTTAACAAAAATAGGCGAATTCTACATTAAATCCCAAATATAGCTATAGAATTTTCGGTAGTAATGCGTGCTATTTCTTCTTTTGGTAAATTGTAAATTTCAGCTAATTTATCTATCACTTTGATTATATAACTGCTTTCATTTCGTTTCCCACGAAAAGGAACTGGAGCTAGATAAGGCGAATCCGTTTCGAGAACAATATGCGTCAAATCAATTTGATTCAAGAATTGATCTATTTTCCCGTTTTTGAAAGTCACCACTCCGCCAATTCCGAGTTTCATATTATACGAAATGGCTTGTAATGCCTGCTCATAAGTGCCAGAAAAACAATGAAAAATTCCAAATAAATCAGCCGATTTTTCTTCTTCTAGGATTTCGAAAATTTCGTCGAAAGCTTCTCTACAATGAATCACGATAGGCAATTTATATTCTTTGGCTAATTGAATTTGTTTTCTAAAAGCATCTTGCTGTTGTGGTAAATGGGTTTTATCCCAATACAAATCGATGCCAATTTCTCCAATAGCATAAAAATTTCTCTTGGCTAATTCTTCTTCAATATGTTCTAATTCTTCCTGATAATTATCTTTGACATGAGTAGGATGCAAACCCATCATTAGGAAAATATTTTTAGGAAAAACTTTTTCCAAATCGTACATCGATTGAGTGTAAGCCGAATCAATTGCAGGAATAAAAAAGCGTGAAACTCCAGCATCAATAGCGCGCTGAATCATTTCGTTACGATCTTCGTCAAATTCGTTGGAATACAAATGAGTGTGCGTATCAGTAATTATCATGGTAATTTATTATTACCGCAAAGATACAATCTTAAGGAACTAAGTGTCAATTACGAATTAAAAATTACTAATTACGTTGAAAACGAGTGGCTTAAATATTGAAAACGTATTAATTAAATAATTGTAATCACTTAATCACTGTTTCTGGATTAAAACTTCCAAATAGCATATAGCTGCACATAATTGAAATTTTCCTCGAAATTCAGTACATATCTTGCTCCTAAACTTGGACCAATTCTAGCAGCTCCAAGTGTTAAATCGAACAATAGTCCAGTTTTGAAATTGGTAAAAGTTTTGCTGTTTGAAATGGTATTTTCTTCAGTTTTTAGGATAGGAGAATCTGGTTTTTCTGACTCGAAATAGTCTATTTTAGTATGTTCTTCTTGTTTTTCTGAAGCGTTAATATTGGCTTGGATACCCGCTCCAATTCCTATAAAATTATTGATATTGTATCTAATCAATAGGGGAATTTCGTTATTGATATTGGAATAATTTAGTGTGGTGGTGGTTCGTGTAGGTTGTCTTACTCCATTTGGAGAGGTTGTAAAACCCGTAGTTATAGTGGTACCGTTATTGTATTTATGGAGACTATTGATTAATTCGGCTTGCCAATAAAAACGATACGCTTTGAAAGGAGAAATTGTTGCTCCGACAAAATAACTTTTAGAATTATCTAAACTCGGATAAAAATTATATCCTGCTTTTGCTCCAATAGAAATGCCTGGCGAGAAACGAGTAGTGGCATAATTGGTAATAATTGGTTCGTTTTTGTCGAAAATAATAGCGGTCCTACTTTTGGTATTTACTTTGTGAAAGTCTTTGTTGAATTTCATCGAATATTTGACAAAGCCTTTAGTACTGTCTTTTTCTTTGACATTTTTTTGTTCGCTTCCTGGTAAATAAATGTTTTTGAAGGTAAAGAAAATCTGTTTTTGCTTGATAATAGTGTCCAAACAACTAACAGTTGGCTCCTCTTCTTTTGGACAAATCGGACATTTGGGATACATATCTTCAATTTGAAATGTTTTTTTGTCGAACATATCCGGAATATCAGTTTCTAAACGAATCATTCTAGCTGGTCCTTCGCCATTATTTTGAAAACGAGTTTTGAAATTCACTCTTTTGAAACGCACCAATCTGTAATTCATAAAACTGCCGTTCGACCCCATTTTGTTAGGATCATGTGAAGTCACAATTTCCATTTCAAGATTTTTGACTTTATGGTTTTTAAAACTCCTGTTTGGCACAAATACACTTCGCATCGTTACGGTAGCACTGGTATCTTTAATCATTTCGGGAGTGGTTTTGTGGGTAAAAAACACGTTACGGGTTTCGCCTGGATTCGCTCCATAAAACTCCAGAATCGTTACGTTTTTGTATGTTTTATAAGCGTCTAATAAAGTAGCGTCCAAATCTATTTCAGTTGTTGTGTTTTTGCTTTTTTGAACTTTCACCAAGGCGTTTCCAGAAGCCAAATAAGAATCTGAATTTTCCAAATCATCTACAGTTGCTACGAGATTTTCTTTGACTTCTTTCTCACCAGCATAAGTTCGGAAATCGATCAATTCGAAATTGTTGTTCTTGAATTGTTTTTCGTTGTAAAAAAGGTATAATTTTCCATCCGTTACGTAGTTTTCCATGTTTTGATAACTCACAATAACTTCCATTTCTTGGTCTGGAATGGGGTCAGCATTTTTTTGGATAACCAATCCATTTTGATCTTCAATAGAAGCAATATCGGTGTAAATTTCTTCCTCCGCAATTTCGTTTACAGCGACTGATTTTGGTCGTGTTGCTGGTGGTTTTCCGTTGTCGTAATTATTGGTTACCGCCAGTTTAGTTTTGTAAGTTCCTTTATTTTTATAAACGTGTTTGGGTTCGGCTTCTTTGCTGTAATGACCATCGCCCATTTCCCATAAATAAGAATAAAATGGTTTAGGCGCACCAGCAATAGGGATTAATGGTGGCGTTTCGGGTTTGAATTTTACGGCATTCCCTTTTTGATTATATGTAATATTAGCTCTTCGGGTTACCGTATCTTTTACTTTGGTTTGCGAAAATGAAAATAGATAAAAGAGAATAAAGAAAAGCGATAGTAGTTTTTTCATAATCTTTTGGTTTAGTTAAGGTTCTAAAAATAGAAAAAAGTGGTGAGCAAATCACCACTTTATCTAAAAACTTCTATTCTAGGCTATTGTATCGCATTGATGGCAGCAACTAATTGGGCTTCTGTTCCTGTCGTAGTTTCTGCAAGAGTAAAAGAAAAAATATCGTTTGCAGCCACTGTAACCGCTTTGATTCCGTATCGCCATTGTCCATTATCTTCTGTTACAAAAA from Flavobacterium eburneipallidum includes these protein-coding regions:
- a CDS encoding asparaginase translates to MQFKTKILLIYTGGTIGMKKDFETGALKAFNFSKLLQKIPELKQLDCEIETLTFENPIDSSNMNPEKWVEIAEIIENNYANFDGFVVLHGSDTMSYSASALSFMLENLTKPIIFTGSQLPIGDLRTDAKENLITAIQIAALRQNDEAVIQEVCLYFEYKLYRGNRTTKINAENFNAFDSPNYPALITSGVHFKINHELFWTKTEVGDLKIHKNFDTRVAIVKMFPGISQAVLKAIFEIPTLKGVVLETYGAGNAPTEDWFISLLKDAITSGLQIVNVTQCDAGSVSMGQYETSTSMKEIGVISGKDSTTEAAITKLMFLLGQNTAPNNFKTLFETSLRGEIS
- a CDS encoding 1-acyl-sn-glycerol-3-phosphate acyltransferase, with the translated sequence MSKFDAIRPFYDTEVNDAILKVVDHPMMKALMNFTFPELEDEVWKEQLRRTHSTRDFQCNFIYQALQKVLETTSDGLTTSGFEKLELNTAYMFISNHRDILLDTSLLNACLFEHKLVMTASAIGDNLVTKSFLKVLAKLNRNFLVQRGLSPREMLQSSKLLAEYISKLLQHENRSVWIAQREGRTKDGNDATNPGVLKMLAMASDEENLMDYFKKIKIVPVSISYEYDPTDALKMPQLLAEANQEIYIKEKNEDFINLMSGIMGQKRRIHIHLGDVLDTELDTIKAEHDNSNKQIQALAQVIDDSIITSYKLWPTNYIAYDIVNQTNTYSDLYTENEKSLFERRLERRIDCNNPLAMQSFLAMYANPVANKLKYENAI
- a CDS encoding TatD family hydrolase, encoding MIITDTHTHLYSNEFDEDRNEMIQRAIDAGVSRFFIPAIDSAYTQSMYDLEKVFPKNIFLMMGLHPTHVKDNYQEELEHIEEELAKRNFYAIGEIGIDLYWDKTHLPQQQDAFRKQIQLAKEYKLPIVIHCREAFDEIFEILEEEKSADLFGIFHCFSGTYEQALQAISYNMKLGIGGVVTFKNGKIDQFLNQIDLTHIVLETDSPYLAPVPFRGKRNESSYIIKVIDKLAEIYNLPKEEIARITTENSIAIFGI
- a CDS encoding PKD domain-containing protein, whose translation is MKKLLSLFFILFYLFSFSQTKVKDTVTRRANITYNQKGNAVKFKPETPPLIPIAGAPKPFYSYLWEMGDGHYSKEAEPKHVYKNKGTYKTKLAVTNNYDNGKPPATRPKSVAVNEIAEEEIYTDIASIEDQNGLVIQKNADPIPDQEMEVIVSYQNMENYVTDGKLYLFYNEKQFKNNNFELIDFRTYAGEKEVKENLVATVDDLENSDSYLASGNALVKVQKSKNTTTEIDLDATLLDAYKTYKNVTILEFYGANPGETRNVFFTHKTTPEMIKDTSATVTMRSVFVPNRSFKNHKVKNLEMEIVTSHDPNKMGSNGSFMNYRLVRFKRVNFKTRFQNNGEGPARMIRLETDIPDMFDKKTFQIEDMYPKCPICPKEEEPTVSCLDTIIKQKQIFFTFKNIYLPGSEQKNVKEKDSTKGFVKYSMKFNKDFHKVNTKSRTAIIFDKNEPIITNYATTRFSPGISIGAKAGYNFYPSLDNSKSYFVGATISPFKAYRFYWQAELINSLHKYNNGTTITTGFTTSPNGVRQPTRTTTTLNYSNINNEIPLLIRYNINNFIGIGAGIQANINASEKQEEHTKIDYFESEKPDSPILKTEENTISNSKTFTNFKTGLLFDLTLGAARIGPSLGARYVLNFEENFNYVQLYAIWKF